One genomic segment of Hevea brasiliensis isolate MT/VB/25A 57/8 chromosome 3, ASM3005281v1, whole genome shotgun sequence includes these proteins:
- the LOC131178691 gene encoding zinc transporter 8-like isoform X2 codes for MSNFNRSFFRVFGFLLLLPALVIGDCPCENEAEDRNKSEALKYKAVGIAAILVAGAIGVCLPILGRFITALHPEKNIFFIIKAFAAGVILSTGFIHVLPDAFDSLTSPCLNENPWGKFPFTGFVAMVSAIGTLMIDAFATSYYAKSQGQGQHIAGDEEKARENGGQMHVHTHATHGHSHGSVLIENSASSELLRHRVISQVLELGIVVHSVIIGISLGASESPKTIRPLVAALTFHQFFEGMGLGGCIAQAKFKGRVVATMALFFSLTTPVGIAIGIGISNVYKENSPTALIVEGIFNSASAGILIYMALVDLLAADFMNPKVQGNGKLQLGVNLFLLLGAGLMSLLAKWA; via the exons ATGAGCAATTTCAATAGAAGCTTTTTCAGAGTTTTTGGTTTCCTCTTGCTACTCCCTGCGCTTGTGATCGGAGATTGTCCATGTGAAAATGAAGCAGAAGATCGTAACAAATCTGAGGCTCTTAAATATAAAGCTGTTGGTATAGCTGCAATTTTGGTTGCTGGTGCAATAGGTGTTTGCCTCCCAATTTTAGGAAGGTTCATCACAGCTTTACATCCTGAAaagaatatatttttcataatcAAGGCCTTTGCAGCTGGTGTAATTTTGTCAACTGGGTTCATTCATGTGCTTCCTGACGCTTTTGACAGCTTGACATCACCGTGCCTCAATGAGAACCCTTGGGGAAAATTTCCTTTCACCGGTTTTGTGGCCATGGTTTCTGCGATTGGGACCTTGATGATTGATGCTTTTGCAACTTCTTATTATGCTAAGTCCCAAGGACAAGGACAACATATAGCTGGAGATGAGGAGAAAGCCAGAGAAAATGGAGGACAGATGCATGTTCACACTCATGCAACTCATGGTCATTCACATGGTTCAGTTTTGATTGAGAATTCTGCTTCATCTGAACTTCTTCGCCATCGAGTTATTTCACAG GTTTTGGAGTTGGGTATTGTGGTCCATTCTGTGATAATAGGAATATCTTTAGGTGCTTCTGAAAGTCCAAAAACAATAAGGCCTCTAGTAGCTGCCCTCACCTTTCATCAGTTCTTTGAGGGTATGGGACTTGGAGGATGCATTGCTCAG GCAAAATTCAAGGGAAGAGTTGTTGCCACTATGGCACTTTTCTTCTCTCTTACAACCCCAGTTGGTATCGCAATCGGAATTGGGATATCAAATGTGTATAAAGAGAATAGTCCAACTGCTCTCATTGTTGAAGGGATTTTTAATTCAGCTTCAGCCGGAATTTTAATTTACATGGCATTGGTGGATCTTCTTGCCGCTGATTTTATGAATCCTAAAGTACAGGGCAATGGAAAACTCCAACTTGGAGTTAATCTTTTTCTTCTGCTTGGTGCAGGCTTGATGTCTCTCTTGGCCAAATGGGCTTAA
- the LOC131178691 gene encoding zinc transporter 8-like isoform X1, whose amino-acid sequence MSNFNRSFFRVFGFLLLLPALVIGDCPCENEAEDRNKSEALKYKAVGIAAILVAGAIGVCLPILGRFITALHPEKNIFFIIKAFAAGVILSTGFIHVLPDAFDSLTSPCLNENPWGKFPFTGFVAMVSAIGTLMIDAFATSYYAKSQGQGQHIAGDEEKARENGGQMHVHTHATHGHSHGSVLIENSASSELLRHRVISQVLELGIVVHSVIIGISLGASESPKTIRPLVAALTFHQFFEGMGLGGCIAQAKFKGRVVATMALFFSLTTPVGIAIGIGISNVYKENSPTALIVEGIFNSASAGILIYMALVDLLAADFMNPKVQGNGKLQLGVNLFLLLGAGLMSLYLIDQT is encoded by the exons ATGAGCAATTTCAATAGAAGCTTTTTCAGAGTTTTTGGTTTCCTCTTGCTACTCCCTGCGCTTGTGATCGGAGATTGTCCATGTGAAAATGAAGCAGAAGATCGTAACAAATCTGAGGCTCTTAAATATAAAGCTGTTGGTATAGCTGCAATTTTGGTTGCTGGTGCAATAGGTGTTTGCCTCCCAATTTTAGGAAGGTTCATCACAGCTTTACATCCTGAAaagaatatatttttcataatcAAGGCCTTTGCAGCTGGTGTAATTTTGTCAACTGGGTTCATTCATGTGCTTCCTGACGCTTTTGACAGCTTGACATCACCGTGCCTCAATGAGAACCCTTGGGGAAAATTTCCTTTCACCGGTTTTGTGGCCATGGTTTCTGCGATTGGGACCTTGATGATTGATGCTTTTGCAACTTCTTATTATGCTAAGTCCCAAGGACAAGGACAACATATAGCTGGAGATGAGGAGAAAGCCAGAGAAAATGGAGGACAGATGCATGTTCACACTCATGCAACTCATGGTCATTCACATGGTTCAGTTTTGATTGAGAATTCTGCTTCATCTGAACTTCTTCGCCATCGAGTTATTTCACAG GTTTTGGAGTTGGGTATTGTGGTCCATTCTGTGATAATAGGAATATCTTTAGGTGCTTCTGAAAGTCCAAAAACAATAAGGCCTCTAGTAGCTGCCCTCACCTTTCATCAGTTCTTTGAGGGTATGGGACTTGGAGGATGCATTGCTCAG GCAAAATTCAAGGGAAGAGTTGTTGCCACTATGGCACTTTTCTTCTCTCTTACAACCCCAGTTGGTATCGCAATCGGAATTGGGATATCAAATGTGTATAAAGAGAATAGTCCAACTGCTCTCATTGTTGAAGGGATTTTTAATTCAGCTTCAGCCGGAATTTTAATTTACATGGCATTGGTGGATCTTCTTGCCGCTGATTTTATGAATCCTAAAGTACAGGGCAATGGAAAACTCCAACTTGGAGTTAATCTTTTTCTTCTGCTTGGTGCAGGCTTGATGTCTCT CTATTTAATAGACCAGACTTGA